One stretch of Bremerella cremea DNA includes these proteins:
- a CDS encoding lysylphosphatidylglycerol synthase transmembrane domain-containing protein codes for MLLVQVIVVALVIWGIWHNVQKAVDQVQQQNFSFQELRWPWLVAAGGLYLLGSLPMGLFWLRLMRAMQQKPTTWSGIRAFFIGHLGKYVPGKALVVVLRTSLVQGESLKRSVVATAVFAETLTMVSVGAVYAAILISLWFSDRQILLWLAIGIAVAASFVTLPPVFRKIVLILKVAKINPEIAENLAGLNYPVMAWGWVANLIGWTLLGSSLYAVMASIPDADPHLASFTQMFPLLAATVCLAMVAGFVTPIPGGMGVREFVIMEMMAPVFGPVVAVVSAVLLRVVWLFAELALAIILYGIPASPPTAELASAEIPPAEEDPAQNPA; via the coding sequence ATGCTCTTGGTTCAGGTGATTGTGGTGGCTCTGGTGATCTGGGGGATATGGCACAACGTGCAAAAAGCGGTCGACCAAGTTCAGCAACAAAATTTTTCTTTTCAGGAATTACGCTGGCCTTGGCTAGTCGCAGCGGGGGGGCTTTATCTGCTTGGCTCGTTGCCGATGGGGTTGTTCTGGCTTCGCTTGATGCGGGCCATGCAGCAGAAGCCCACCACTTGGAGTGGCATTCGCGCGTTTTTCATCGGGCATTTGGGGAAGTATGTCCCCGGCAAGGCGCTGGTCGTGGTGCTGCGGACTTCGCTGGTCCAAGGCGAAAGTCTCAAACGCTCGGTCGTGGCAACCGCCGTTTTTGCAGAAACCTTGACGATGGTTTCTGTCGGGGCCGTGTATGCCGCGATCTTGATTTCGCTCTGGTTCTCGGACCGACAAATTTTATTGTGGCTGGCGATCGGCATTGCGGTGGCGGCCAGCTTTGTGACGTTGCCGCCGGTGTTTCGGAAGATTGTGCTGATATTGAAGGTTGCCAAGATCAATCCCGAGATTGCAGAAAACCTGGCTGGTCTCAATTATCCGGTCATGGCTTGGGGATGGGTGGCTAACTTGATTGGCTGGACCTTGCTCGGCAGCAGCTTGTACGCCGTAATGGCCAGTATTCCCGATGCCGATCCACACTTGGCCAGCTTTACCCAGATGTTCCCCTTGTTGGCGGCTACGGTATGTCTGGCGATGGTGGCTGGCTTTGTCACGCCGATTCCTGGCGGCATGGGGGTGCGGGAATTTGTGATCATGGAAATGATGGCCCCCGTCTTTGGCCCCGTGGTGGCGGTCGTTTCGGCGGTCCTGTTACGCGTGGTTTGGCTTTTTGCGGAATTGGCGCTGGCAATTATCCTATATGGAATTCCCGCCTCGCCGCCTACTGCCGAGCTTGCTTCTGCCGAGATCCCGCCGGCGGAAGAAGACCCTGCCCAAAATCCTGCCTAA
- the topA gene encoding type I DNA topoisomerase, which produces MAESSSNKKSLVIVESPAKAKTISKFLGKDYLVEASIGHVRDLPQGAKEIPAEYKDQDWAYLGVNVNEKFDPVYIIPADKKQQVSKLKKLLKESDELYLATDEDREGEAISWHLQEILKPKVPVHRLVFHEITEDAIKGALAHPRSIDDGLVRAQETRRILDRLYGYEVSPLLWRKIKPKLSAGRVQSVAVRLIVQRERERMAFHSATYWDLIASFEVDGQVFQATLVEADGKRVPSSRDFDASTGKVNKDNLLLLDEAGANELLERIRSADFSVGNLENKPYTTKPAAPFTTSTLQQEANRKLGFTAKRTMQVAQYLYENGYITYMRTDSTNLSQVAIDASRKLVESEYGKEFLPEKPRTYASKVKNAQEAHEAIRPAGNEFRKPESLKGDLNNEQFKLFDLIWKRTIACQMEDARGHRISININGGNAVFYVSGKTIDFPGFLRAYVEGSDDPQAELADRETLLPTVTIGQAVEGKEFDPKSHTTQPPARFSEASLTRTLEEMGIGRPSTYASIIDTILARKYVFKKGNALVPTWTSFAVVGLLEAHLSQLVDFDFTAKMEDDLDCISRGEADSADYLSKFYFGVDNHGLKQVIEERIKDVDARTVNSIPLGAPQEGEHREEVFVRVGRYGPYVEQGERRGSIQDELPPDEIDLAKALEILEQSEKGGEPMGTHPETGKPIFLKNGRFGPYVQMGATDDEEKPKNASLLKGMSVGDVNLETAIKLLSLPREVGLHPTDQKPIVAYNGRYGPYVKWNDETRSLPADISPIDVDLEKSIELLAQPKTGGRRGAPKEPLKTLDKSPITEEVIKVMDGRYGPYVTDGETNASLPKGASPDELTMEVALQLLAERAAKGGTKKKKAKKKTTKSADTKKTAKKTTKKKTTKKAATKKTAKKSTKKAATKKASEKKAAEPTADVDNNEAPF; this is translated from the coding sequence ATGGCGGAATCGAGCAGCAACAAGAAGTCCCTAGTCATTGTCGAGTCTCCGGCCAAGGCGAAGACGATCTCGAAGTTTCTCGGCAAAGACTACCTGGTCGAGGCCTCGATCGGCCACGTCCGCGACTTGCCCCAAGGGGCCAAGGAAATCCCGGCCGAATATAAAGACCAAGATTGGGCCTATTTAGGGGTTAACGTCAACGAGAAGTTCGACCCGGTTTACATTATTCCTGCCGACAAGAAGCAACAGGTCAGCAAGCTTAAGAAGCTGCTCAAGGAGTCGGACGAACTTTACCTCGCGACGGACGAAGACCGCGAAGGGGAAGCGATCAGTTGGCATCTGCAAGAGATTTTAAAGCCAAAAGTCCCGGTTCACCGCTTGGTTTTCCACGAAATTACCGAGGACGCCATCAAAGGGGCGCTCGCCCATCCCCGCTCGATCGACGACGGTCTGGTTCGCGCTCAGGAAACGCGGCGTATTCTCGACCGGCTATACGGTTACGAGGTGTCTCCGCTGCTCTGGCGGAAGATCAAGCCGAAACTGTCCGCCGGACGCGTGCAAAGTGTCGCCGTACGCTTGATTGTGCAGCGCGAACGAGAACGAATGGCCTTCCATTCAGCGACCTATTGGGACTTGATCGCTTCGTTTGAAGTCGATGGTCAAGTCTTTCAGGCCACCTTGGTTGAAGCGGACGGCAAGCGGGTTCCCTCCAGCCGCGACTTTGATGCCTCGACCGGTAAAGTCAATAAAGACAACCTCTTACTGCTGGACGAAGCAGGGGCGAACGAACTGCTTGAGAGAATCCGCAGCGCCGATTTCTCGGTCGGAAATCTCGAAAACAAGCCCTACACCACCAAGCCGGCTGCCCCGTTCACCACGAGTACCCTGCAGCAGGAGGCCAACCGTAAGCTCGGTTTCACCGCTAAGCGAACGATGCAGGTGGCCCAGTACCTCTACGAAAATGGGTACATCACTTACATGCGTACCGACTCGACCAACCTGTCTCAGGTGGCGATTGATGCGTCGCGCAAGCTGGTGGAAAGCGAGTACGGGAAAGAGTTCTTACCCGAGAAGCCCCGCACGTACGCTTCCAAAGTGAAGAACGCCCAGGAAGCTCACGAGGCGATTCGCCCCGCCGGAAACGAGTTCCGCAAGCCGGAATCGTTGAAAGGGGATTTGAACAACGAACAGTTCAAGCTGTTCGACTTGATCTGGAAACGGACCATCGCTTGTCAGATGGAAGACGCCCGCGGGCACCGAATCTCCATTAACATCAATGGCGGCAACGCGGTCTTCTATGTAAGTGGTAAGACGATTGATTTCCCCGGTTTTTTACGGGCTTACGTGGAAGGTTCCGACGATCCTCAAGCGGAACTAGCCGACCGCGAAACGCTGCTTCCCACGGTCACCATCGGGCAAGCGGTCGAAGGGAAAGAGTTCGATCCCAAAAGCCACACCACCCAGCCGCCAGCTCGTTTCAGCGAAGCCTCGTTGACTCGCACACTGGAAGAAATGGGGATCGGTCGCCCGAGTACCTATGCCTCGATTATCGATACTATCTTGGCCCGCAAATACGTTTTCAAGAAGGGGAATGCACTCGTTCCAACTTGGACATCCTTTGCCGTGGTCGGGCTGTTAGAAGCCCATTTGTCTCAACTGGTCGACTTCGACTTCACTGCCAAGATGGAAGACGATCTGGACTGTATCAGCCGAGGCGAAGCAGATTCGGCCGATTACCTCAGCAAGTTTTACTTTGGTGTCGATAATCACGGCCTGAAACAGGTGATCGAAGAACGCATCAAAGACGTTGACGCGCGAACGGTCAATTCGATTCCCCTCGGCGCACCGCAAGAAGGGGAGCATAGAGAAGAAGTCTTTGTGCGTGTGGGCCGCTATGGGCCGTACGTCGAGCAAGGAGAGCGGCGCGGTTCGATTCAAGATGAACTTCCGCCCGATGAAATCGACTTGGCCAAGGCGCTCGAAATTCTCGAGCAGTCCGAAAAAGGGGGAGAGCCGATGGGCACCCACCCTGAGACGGGCAAGCCGATCTTTCTGAAGAATGGTCGCTTTGGGCCCTACGTTCAGATGGGTGCGACCGACGACGAAGAAAAGCCCAAAAACGCTTCGCTCCTCAAGGGGATGAGCGTTGGCGATGTGAATTTGGAAACGGCAATCAAGTTGCTTTCGCTGCCCCGGGAAGTGGGGCTTCACCCGACCGATCAAAAGCCAATCGTGGCTTACAACGGTCGCTATGGTCCGTACGTCAAATGGAACGACGAAACCCGTTCTTTGCCTGCCGATATCTCGCCGATTGATGTCGACTTGGAAAAATCGATCGAACTGTTGGCTCAGCCTAAGACAGGCGGTCGTCGTGGTGCCCCTAAAGAGCCGCTGAAAACGCTCGATAAGTCACCTATCACCGAAGAAGTGATCAAGGTGATGGATGGTCGCTATGGCCCTTATGTCACCGACGGTGAAACGAATGCCTCGCTTCCTAAGGGGGCTTCGCCGGACGAACTAACCATGGAAGTCGCGCTGCAACTTTTGGCGGAACGCGCCGCCAAGGGAGGCACTAAAAAGAAAAAGGCCAAGAAGAAGACCACCAAGTCAGCGGATACCAAAAAGACCGCCAAGAAGACTACGAAAAAGAAGACCACCAAGAAGGCGGCCACCAAAAAGACGGCGAAAAAGTCGACCAAGAAGGCGGCAACGAAAAAGGCCAGCGAAAAGAAAGCGGCCGAGCCAACCGCCGATGTCGACAATAACGAAGCACCGTTCTAA
- the glgB gene encoding 1,4-alpha-glucan branching protein GlgB, translating into MHTIGSLGKITDIIDGCSDNPSRFLGPHPIEASGVKSAAVRAYLPGKDQAWLFHPGHGQNTPMKKIHPAGLFEAMCPMDGVTEKGQYQLRIDAGSGQMKTIHDPYAFPSVFTGFDLHLMGEGKHWSSYEKMGAHLRTVNGVSGVNFAVWAPNARSVSVVGDFNDWDARSHQMNRVGTSGIWELFIPDMAAGEKYKYRVRQADRAVDKCDPYGFAAEMPPRTASVVADLSVHQWQDQAWMERRANEDQLSKPMSVYEVHLGSWARNAEEEHGWFNYRHLAHELVKYCLEQNHTHIELMPISEHPFTGSWGYQTVGYYAVTSRYGTPEDFMYFVDYCHQNGLAVILDWVPAHFPKDDHGLRRFDGTALYEHDDPRRGEHPDWGTLIFNYGRNEVRNFLVSNALFLFDKYHIDGLRVDAVASMLYLDYSREHDQWIPNQYGGRENLEAISFLKEFNEQSHLQHPGVMTIAEESTAWGGVSRPTFDGGLGFSLKWNMGWMNDTLRYMRKDPVYRKHHHGELTFSLIYAFTENFVLPLSHDEVVHGKGSLLDQMPGDMWQRFANLRLLYSYMWTHPGKKLLFMGGEIAQWNEWNLEAGLQWDLLEWESHQGMQKLISDLNAMLVHEPALHEVDFTEEGFEWIDCGDWQNSVITYVRKGKNPEDFVLVACNFTPTAHDNYRMGVPMAANYREVFNSDNSRYSGSDFINTDEVASEQINWNGRENSIQFRLPPLGTVVFRPER; encoded by the coding sequence GTGCATACCATTGGTAGTTTGGGTAAAATAACCGACATTATTGACGGTTGTTCTGACAATCCGAGTCGCTTTCTGGGGCCGCACCCCATTGAAGCCTCGGGAGTGAAGTCCGCGGCGGTTCGAGCCTACCTGCCCGGAAAAGATCAGGCCTGGTTGTTTCACCCAGGGCATGGCCAAAACACACCGATGAAGAAGATTCATCCGGCTGGGTTATTTGAGGCGATGTGTCCTATGGATGGGGTAACGGAAAAGGGCCAATACCAACTTCGAATTGACGCCGGAAGTGGCCAAATGAAAACAATACACGACCCTTACGCGTTCCCCTCGGTATTTACCGGTTTCGATCTCCACCTGATGGGTGAAGGTAAGCACTGGAGTTCCTACGAAAAGATGGGAGCCCATCTGCGAACCGTGAATGGGGTGAGCGGCGTGAACTTCGCCGTTTGGGCCCCCAATGCTCGCTCGGTTTCGGTGGTCGGCGATTTCAACGACTGGGATGCCCGTAGCCATCAGATGAACCGAGTTGGCACCAGTGGTATCTGGGAGTTGTTCATCCCTGACATGGCCGCTGGCGAGAAGTACAAATACCGCGTCCGTCAGGCGGATCGGGCGGTCGACAAGTGCGATCCTTACGGTTTTGCCGCCGAGATGCCACCCCGTACCGCTTCGGTCGTGGCCGATTTAAGCGTTCACCAGTGGCAAGACCAAGCATGGATGGAACGTCGTGCGAACGAAGATCAGCTTTCCAAACCCATGTCGGTGTACGAAGTTCACCTGGGAAGCTGGGCTCGTAATGCGGAAGAAGAACACGGCTGGTTCAACTACCGTCACTTGGCCCACGAGTTGGTAAAATATTGCTTAGAGCAGAACCACACCCATATCGAACTGATGCCAATCTCCGAGCATCCGTTCACCGGTAGCTGGGGTTATCAAACGGTTGGCTACTACGCGGTGACTAGCCGCTACGGAACGCCGGAAGATTTCATGTACTTTGTCGATTACTGCCACCAAAACGGCTTGGCGGTGATTTTAGATTGGGTGCCGGCTCACTTCCCTAAAGACGATCACGGTCTGCGTCGTTTCGATGGAACGGCCTTGTACGAACACGATGACCCACGTCGGGGCGAGCACCCAGACTGGGGAACGTTGATCTTCAATTACGGACGTAACGAAGTCCGCAACTTCCTGGTCTCGAACGCTTTGTTCCTGTTCGACAAGTACCACATCGACGGCCTGCGAGTCGACGCAGTCGCTTCGATGCTGTACCTCGACTACAGCCGCGAACACGACCAGTGGATTCCGAACCAGTACGGTGGCCGCGAAAACCTGGAAGCGATTTCCTTCCTCAAGGAATTCAACGAGCAGTCCCACCTGCAACATCCCGGCGTGATGACCATTGCCGAAGAATCAACGGCTTGGGGTGGCGTTTCGCGACCAACGTTTGATGGCGGCCTTGGCTTCAGCTTGAAGTGGAACATGGGCTGGATGAACGACACGCTCCGATACATGCGGAAAGACCCTGTCTACCGCAAGCATCATCACGGCGAACTGACGTTCAGCTTGATCTATGCGTTCACCGAAAACTTCGTGTTGCCCCTTTCGCACGACGAAGTGGTGCACGGCAAGGGTTCGCTGTTGGATCAGATGCCTGGCGATATGTGGCAGCGTTTTGCCAACTTGCGGTTGTTGTACTCGTACATGTGGACGCACCCAGGTAAGAAACTGCTTTTCATGGGTGGCGAAATCGCCCAGTGGAACGAATGGAACCTGGAAGCAGGGCTCCAGTGGGATCTGCTGGAATGGGAATCGCACCAAGGGATGCAGAAGCTGATCTCCGATTTGAACGCGATGCTGGTCCACGAGCCTGCGTTGCACGAAGTAGACTTCACCGAAGAGGGCTTCGAGTGGATCGACTGCGGCGACTGGCAGAACAGCGTGATCACCTACGTCCGCAAAGGTAAAAACCCAGAGGACTTCGTGCTGGTGGCTTGTAACTTCACGCCAACCGCGCACGATAACTACCGCATGGGCGTACCTATGGCGGCCAACTATCGCGAAGTGTTCAATTCCGACAACTCGCGTTACTCCGGAAGCGACTTCATCAACACGGACGAAGTTGCCTCGGAGCAGATTAACTGGAATGGTCGAGAGAACTCGATCCAGTTCCGCTTGCCGCCACTGGGGACCGTGGTCTTTCGACCAGAGCGGTAA
- a CDS encoding acyl carrier protein: MQDQEVFEWLKTNIVQTRQIRPEVVRMDSSLSEDLIPDSFEMIELVCQIEKQFGFRIDYDDFSDMQSVGDVVAFIQQNAEK; this comes from the coding sequence ATGCAAGATCAAGAAGTATTCGAGTGGTTAAAAACGAACATCGTGCAAACCCGTCAGATACGCCCCGAAGTGGTTCGCATGGACAGTTCGTTATCGGAGGACCTGATCCCCGATTCGTTCGAGATGATTGAACTGGTCTGCCAGATCGAAAAACAATTTGGCTTTCGCATCGATTACGATGATTTCTCCGACATGCAATCGGTAGGAGATGTCGTCGCGTTCATCCAACAAAACGCTGAAAAGTAA
- a CDS encoding DJ-1/PfpI family protein, whose protein sequence is MAAKKILMLVGDFVEDYEVMVPFQMLLMVGHDVSAVCPDKKAGDKVATAIHDFEGHQTYSEKPGHNFQLNATFDEIDPKSFDALVIPGGRAPEYLRLNEKVLAIVKHFAEADKPIAAICHGPQILAAAGVLKGKTVCPYPACGPEVVIGGGTSLPPSDTFDNAHVDGNLVTGPAWPAHPAWIRAFLEVLGTKIEA, encoded by the coding sequence ATGGCCGCCAAGAAGATTTTGATGCTCGTGGGCGACTTCGTCGAAGATTACGAAGTCATGGTCCCTTTCCAAATGTTGCTAATGGTCGGGCACGACGTCTCTGCCGTTTGCCCCGACAAGAAAGCTGGCGACAAAGTTGCTACCGCCATTCACGACTTTGAAGGGCATCAAACCTACAGCGAAAAGCCAGGTCACAACTTCCAACTGAACGCCACGTTCGACGAGATCGATCCCAAGTCGTTCGATGCGCTAGTCATCCCTGGCGGCCGTGCTCCGGAATACCTCCGCTTGAACGAAAAGGTCTTGGCAATCGTCAAGCACTTTGCCGAAGCCGATAAACCGATCGCCGCCATCTGCCACGGCCCGCAAATCTTGGCCGCCGCTGGGGTGCTAAAAGGCAAAACGGTTTGCCCCTACCCAGCCTGTGGCCCAGAAGTTGTCATCGGCGGCGGCACCAGCCTGCCCCCCAGCGACACCTTCGACAACGCCCACGTCGACGGCAACCTAGTAACCGGCCCCGCCTGGCCCGCCCACCCAGCCTGGATACGTGCGTTCTTAGAAGTGCTGGGGACGAAGATTGAGGCGTAA